AAGGAGGGTTATTGGCTCTACTGGAATGCCTAGTCCATTCCTCTCCATGTCGACCATGAACTCCTCTGTCCATTTTTCAACTCCACCATTGTCCCTTATTTTTCCGTATCGTTGTCGTCCAGAATATTGAGGAGCTTTGAAACTAAcgatttgttcattttgattttatagTTGCTGATTGTTGGGGACGATCTGATAGAGGGTAAGGATTGGCTGGTTCCTGTGAATTCTATCTTCTTTAGTCCCAGTAATCCGAGGAAGTTGGCAATGAAAGTCCACCCAATaagaacaagattaggtagCCAGGGCTTTTCAGCATCTTCAGACAGCTGATAGAATTTGAGGTATGCTTTTCCAACAGTCATGTTAGGGAATTGATCACAGAAGGCAAGTTGGCTTTGGTAGCTGGAGCAAGGATCTTGATATTCATTTGCAAATTGAATCTTGCAAAATAAGACGTTGGCCCAGTGGATTGGGTTCGTGTGGACTAGCCATTTCCAGTATACAGGCACATTGGATGGGTAAATCACAAAACCACTGAACAGCAGGAAGATTGAAACTAGGAGACCTGCCAAAAAGATGCAATTTTTGTGAGCTTTTAAGTCGATGCAGGATTAGCTTAAACAATGCAAAATGACCTCATCATTTTATCCACTTTCCATCTAATTTTGAATGAAAAGGCATAGGGATTCTGATCCTTAAAGGCGATGATTATACCTGCCAAGGCATTCCCAACTTCTGGGATTGCAGAAATTGCactgagaaagaaaaatactgATGATCCAAAATATGCGACCAAGAACAGGAGTAGCAAAAACTGGAAAAAAGGTGCTCCATTTCCTGTTGATGATAGCCCAGCTAGAAAATAGACACTCACTGTATATGCTATTGCCTGCACAAAGTAATAGATTTGTTGGAGTTTTATCTCGATTATCGActatatttaattgaaagaggaaacaaaCTAGGTGGGGTACTTCTATTAGGGTCTGCGGTAGGTTGACTACGCAATGGGCAACAACATATGAGGAGACCCTGTAAAATCTCTGAGCCTTGTGCTTGTAGAATATTGGCCTCTGGAGCATATAGAGAGGAAGCTGCACCAAATTTATGAGCATAATGCTCATGGTGGATACAAATCCGAGGGCCCTTACTGAGTTCATCTGCTGTTGGTTGTAATTGCCGCCAAGCTTGTAGAATAGTGTTCCCGCAAATAAGCCCAGTACAATTGCCTGCAAAATTAACGTATGTGCCACTCATTTCTTGAATGGAGCAAACTTCACACGAAAAGTGGATCTCATATGATTTCTGTCATTCTGTGAACTTGGCTCTCTGAGTTTCGTTGAGGATGTATGCACTTAAACATGTTCCTTGAGGTAGTTAAAGTAGGATCTTATGATAGCACAAATTTCTGACCTGAAAAAGCCTCAATATGATTAAAGCATGGAGCCTCTTTGTGATCTTGATTTGCCTCTTGATGAGTGTTTGAGTAGATTTCCACCATGTCTGGACGAACGGCCTCTGGAATTGCTTCAAATTGAGCTTGGTACTCATCTTCCTATGCGTTGAGAAATTATTAGCTGTTATGACCAGGctagtcattttctttctttatatcaTGCTCAACTTTCTCAAGCATCTCTTTGCATCCCATTCATGacactatttttttaatcaaatttatcttATTGCCTCCCGACTCTCTTaggaaagaagacaaaaatgcTGTAGTGGCAAAAGATGTCTCTCATACCTCTTCTTTGTAACGCTCAACTTGGAGACGAATATGCCCTCTCGCCTGCTTTAGCATGGAGTATACATGTGAGGCTCGCTCGTGTTGTGTCTTTTGGGGTCCAACTGAGAGATATTGCATTTCGTCATTGTTTATGGATATTGCGGTCACCACATCCCCAATTTGAACTCTTCCGGTGCTTTCTATTCCCCCTGAATGCCCTATTTTGCTCGATAGCTTGGCAACCACCAATTCTGCAGCAAAGTAACAATAGTTACCCACATCTTAGGGTTCATCAAATGTTGATATTCAACTTTGGCTGCTTAAATTGGCTGATATGGATTTCTATTGACATGAACAGACTAATAGTTATATTTTGCAACATTCAGAGCTGCTGACCTGTCTCTTTTCTTGGCTGTGCATCAACTGCACAATCATACTTGGTTGGTGTCTTGAGAGTCAACCCAAGTCCCGGCTCGCTGTCTACCCAATAGGTATGCTTCACCTCATCTCCATGCACAATCCTCAGTATGTCCTTGTAGTGATCTGAAGCGTTGTAGCACTCAATAAGCTCCTCTAGAGTCGGGGATGTTGCTCCCGGTGCCATATACTTGGACCCATCTCCGGCTGCTATGTCTTCAAGAAACTCATTTGATTCCACATGCAATGGTTTTATGTACCTGCACATGATGTCAATGACATAATGTTGGTTCTATGTTAGCAAAAATCATCACCAACATTTAACTGTACACCCAAAACTCATCTGCATACTAACCCGAGCTTTGTGAAGTATGGGATGGCATCTTGGCGAGTACCTTGGAAGAGAACATGGCCATCGCTGAGCAGTATAACTCGGTCAAAAAGATCTAATATTTCTTGGGAGAGTTGGGTCAACGACACAATCGCAGATGAATGCTGAATTCTGCTCATGGTGCGTAGGGTGTCTACTAGGTCGTAGGTGGCTGCAAGATCAGAACTTGAAAATGGTTGGTCATAAATCATGACAGAGTATGTTCCGAGTGCCAATTCAGCCGTTGTGAGCTTCTGGCGATCGAAATCGGAGAAGGCTTCTCCGTTGAGTTTGTGCTCGACTTCCTTCAAACCTAAAATTGCTAAAACATACTCCAAGAATGGATCTTGTCCTTCCACAAGTGCATGTGCAAAGAATTTCCTCATCTGAGGAGTGAAGTTCTTTGGCCGCAGACCCTGGGTACAATCCCTTGCAAACTCAAGTGTCTCTCTAACCGATAAAAATGGAATGTGTCTGAAGATTTACCAGAAAAAGTGTTAAGGCTTACATTCAGAGAAAATGCTATTAATTAAATCAGGAAGTGACCGTGTGCTTATCTAAGCCTAGACAAAATTGCAATTGTAAGCCTTGTCTAATTTGCACAAAGTGGCGGTGTTCAGGCAATGGAGGACTCACTTGTTAAGTTGGCTATTAACATATGCAATGAATCTGCTAAGGCATATATCAGTGATAGATTTGTCGTTGTACATCACCGAGCCTTCCAAGCTTGAGCTAGGAGTTACTTTAGCTTTGCCTGCCAGGATTTCTAGGAGGGTGCTCTTTCCGCTTCCTGCAAAATTGTATATTCAATGGATCATCACTTGACAAAAATGTTTGCTGCTATTGACATTACTCGACTTATTGATTGACAGGCGGCCTCTTCAGAATTATCATTCGATAGGTATCATTGTAGTACTAGAGGAAATTTTCATCTACCCGGAGGTCCTAGTAacagagtcatcgagccgggcATGATGTATCCATCCACTCCCTTTAGGATCTGCATCCAAATCGAGCCTTTTCTTTTAAGTATCGTCTTGATCGGCCCAAGGAAACATCCCATCAATTTATTCCCGAAGGTTTCATATCCTCCCGAGGAGATCTCgcaatttctggaatatttaATGTCGGAGAACCGAACCACCTGCAAGACAGTTCGATTTTTGCTAAAACCAAAAGATGCTGCTTTCGTCGATTAACCGTTGGTAAGACTCATGTTTACTTTATGTTCATATTCCATTTCTGGCGATTAGTTCTGATATTATAATCACATTCTCATTTTGGATATATCTTGTGTGTAATCAAGAACGATCATTAGCTTACGCCaaattttaaatggaaaattacAAGGCCATCAACAATACACATTgtgttttcggtttttttttttttttttaaactaaagaACAATGTTACATTTTCATTTATAATGTATGAATGCGTGGCCGGCCATTTGAAAAGGATAGGTGACCATCTTAATCAAGGGTCAACTGGAACATCAATCTCTTCTTGTATTTGATATTGTCGATTgaaggacaaaaaaaatttgtatcaaAACTTGGGGCCCGACAAGGAAAATTCTGTCACAAtcaggaagagaaaaaggacaaaacgAGGAGCTCCGGCCAAAAGACAACTAAAGATCCCTCAGATATCGCATCACCTAAGTATGCTGTGATCACAACTTTATGCTCAGATATTGAATATTCCTTAAGTTGGCGACGAGAAAGTATCGTGCTTTTCAATGAAGTTCTTATCGTGCGATACGAAGGAATTATATgccattgaattttgaaaaaaaggcGGTCAAGATCGCCTCTCGACTCTTCTTGATCTATATGCTATCGACGTTCTTGTTCAAGTTGAGTATATGAACTGTTGTATAGATTGTCCGGACGAGACTGCAACGCATGTCATTGCATGGTTTATATACGGCACATTAGAGAATATAAAGAAAGAGTCACGTTGCATTTTACCTGCTGAGGGATAGGGGGCGTAATCTTGGCCATGTCCCGCAGATAACTCACGAAACCGTCCTTCAGCAAGTACTCCATTCCCAGAAGCTCCTCCGACTTCTTCTTCACACTCTCGTCTACTACGTTTTTTATATTCTCCACGTCGCCTTCTACTTCTGTGGCAAATGCTCTTCCAGCTTCGCTCCTCAACCCGTGCCTCTCCAGGCTCTCGTACATCCTCAGCGCCACGTGCCTCGCTGTCTCCGGTGATGCACTCTCTATTCTCTGCCGCATGTCCGGGGATGACCCGCCTGAGAACCTCACCGGCCTGCATGTCCCCCCATGGCGCGTCACGGGCGTCATTGGGGTCGCGCTTCCCAGGACCGGTAAAGTGATCACGCTGTCTTCGCTTCTCGGGGTGTGCTCACCGAGGAAAGACAGCCTCGGCGCATCAATCTCGTTTGCATTGTGGTCTTGCTGCTGCCTCCACACAATGTTTGTTGGCGGACTCGCCGGAGAATTGTTCGCCATTTTCTTGCTGCGGAAAGATCGAGTGAACTTTAGACACCAGAGGTCGAAGCTTGTCTTTCTTTTGGCGTCTTGACGAGcagagaagaagacgatggtCTTTAAATGACCCTAGAAAACCTCAAATTTGACTCAACCTACAGTCATGTTGGAATATAAAGTATTAAAACCAGTTTTCTTTCTGCACTATATTGAAGTTGCTAAGTTGTCCCCGTCGAGCtatcgagagagagggagaggaagaaaagTAAACTCCAGGTTAATGAATCGCCACTTGGAAGATGGAGAATGAATAGAGACAAGAGGATGGGAATGAAGGCGTTTTCTTTTTAACCGTTATATTTTAATTGTGCTCCAAGCATTGAATTTGAGTGCCCCTCTAGTTGATTTCGACGTGTGATATTTTCATCACCTGCTTCCGAATTCGTAAGGAAGAGCGGCATTGTGGTTTATTTTTAAACCTGCGatccttctccaaatgattAGTCTTCTGGCAAATACCACAAAGTggacatttttccttttgtgtagtttctcctcctctttaaTTTTTCCATGAGCTTCTTCCACTATTTTAGAATTATGAGACCATATATTCATTTTTGACTGAAACACACTTTCAATTGTATCTTCATCCGGCACTTGCATTCTTTTTTCATATGCTTTTAAAGAGGGAATTAGCTCACTCACTGATAGGGTTTTTATATCCTTTGATGATTCTATAGTAGAGACAATAGAATTGTATTTTCTAGGGACCGTCATCgatatttttccaacaatccTCTCATCAGTGATATCATCTCCATAGGCTCTCATTTGATTGACTAGTTCTTTCAATCTTCCACAATATTCATGTAcagtctcataatttttcattttagaattctcaaaTTCCCTTCTCAAAGTCTAAAGTTGAATAGTTTGTACCTATTCAGTAccttgaaattcttcttgtaATGTCTCGTAAGCCTCATTCACAATCTTCTCTTcaattattcttggaaatatCGTTTCCGAGAGTGCTTGCTGAATAACACATAAAGCCCTTGCATCATTTTGTAGTTGATCCTTTGGAACACTTGTACCTTCTTGTGGAGCATCGTACCCTTTTTCAACGATGTCCCAtaagtcttgggccatcaagTACGTAGTCATTTTGATGCTCAAGTAATCATAGTTATTTCCATCAAAGATAGGAATGAGAAAGGAGGATGATGTAGTGTTGGCCATAGTTTAGTTGTTGGAAATTTGGATAGGTAATTTTAGGAACCGGTGGATAGGACAAACGTTCGATGCCAATCAAAGATGCAACTCTGATACCATTGTTGGATTTTGTGGAAggatgtgtgcaagtgtataTCTGTGTATGTGGAATATAGCAAGGGAACAAAGGAAGAAAGGCTTCTATTATTAGTTGGTATTACaaaaggaaggagaggaggTTATCAAGCTGGTCTTCTTCGGAAGATTGGACGTCTACCTATATTTATAGGAGAGTTCACCGCCTAAGCCTTGACGACTTTGACATTATCTGAGACTCTTCTTACACTGACTTGGACAGCACATTTCCAGCAATATTTTTGGACTTTTCTTCACCACCTAAGGCATGAATAGCTGGCATTACAAATGAAGGAAACGTGTTTGCCATGCACTTAGAGAAGATGCACGTAGAATTCTCTAGTCTGTTCTagtgtcacaccccaaatcctATAAGGATGGGGGAGTGACACGGCTGTCCTTTTCTCAAGGACGTAGCCTCTAATTATACCTCAAATATCCAGCTCTCGATAGTTCCCATAATAATAATCTTGCTCTAAGCCACTAATCGAGAGacctaaataaaaaatgatgagaaGAAAGGAATGAGTTACCATAGTCTACTGAATAATTACTTTCTTCTAAGTGGATCGAACAATCATTATGTATATTTAAAACACAAACATAACTCACTTTCACAAATTCCAGAATTTAACAAACcttcaaaaaccaaaaatcaatatttcttactttaacaTAATATGTTCATCATGCGAATACTCAAGATAATAATAGAACAAACACCAATGGCTCAACCCATCGATCAATCTCCTAAAAACATTTGTTGATGGTCCCTTCTATCGACTAAACTTATGCCACACATTAATGATCCATTCCATTGATCCATCTCATATGAAATCACACGTCGATGGTCATATCCATTGACTAATCTTTTGTTCAATATCTAACCATGTTCACAATACAATGTCTGGTGACAAAGCGATCAAGATTTCCTCGGCAACATCTCTACCTATTATTAGCTGGTGGTTCGACTCACGAGGATATCCTATACTAGTATGTGCATGTTCACAAGCCCCTCATCAGGCTGCACCCAACCTCATGCTTCAATCCATAAACAATCTCACATATTGAAtacatttcataaatcaattacTTAAAGCTTTCGTAAATCAATCTCTAGTAATCCatccaaaaaatcatttcatatatcataaTGAGTTTCCCAAATTAACTCAAAATCCATTTCATAAACTAGTTAACAACTTAGGCATTCGATATATGGATATCAAAGCGCCTTTCAAAACCACAtttataaatcataaaattttcaagattttttttttttataaaagttttCACAAATCATTTATAGGCAATCATTCAAGTTGAAGTCAAAAGATGACTTCTCTtttcaaacaagaaaacaaCAGTAATACTCAATCATgttttatacaacaaaagaTTCTATTTATTAACTCATGGCATGCTTAATCCATAAAACATGAGTTTGaaatataaagaagaaataatatcattcacttgggaaaagccaaaaaccaACTACGGTGGTTACTCGAGTTGAAGAACTCGAATTCCTAATAAATAAccgaaaaacaatatcaaaagacCAAGTAAAATGATATTCTAATAAATGATTTGACTATACTATACTTATTTGTTGATAAAATGACACTTACACGCCAACAAAAAGCTCACCTCTAGCGAAAATCTATTGTTATCCACTAGGCGTGGCTTGCGCTAAACTACAACACACCATAACTTCCTCCATATAATTTCGTTTCGAGCCAACTTATTATAGTCTTTAGAAAGCCATTTTGACATACTATAAAAACCCAACTCAGCTACCCCAAGACTTTGCCGgaaatgattgaaatttggcTCAAAAGTTACTATTTGGAACTCTATTCAGAACGCATGCTGAACTTGAAATTCCATTTTCGGCAAATTGTAAGCTTAAATTGAGATTTGCAAGTTGTTATAGCTTTACAACAACCTAAATtatcatttctataaaaatatgtaGCTCAACGACttaaaaattgaacttttcgAACAAATCTCCAATAATTCCGAACTTTTAAGCCCTAATTTCAAAACTGCTTCAATTGAACAAATGAAGGGTGAAATCGGTGTTGCAAAATGGAGTTGAGTCGACTTCGTGGATGTCCTGATTGCAAGTGCGGTAAAAATTTCCCTTccgtctttcttcttttctctcctctcttttcttcctctttttcccaagtgggctctctctctctctctctctctctctctctctctctctctctctctctctctctctctccctctctctctctctctctctctctctctctctctctctctctacgttGCTTCCTTGCTTCCTTATAATTGAGCTAAAGCCCCCcttatcccttttcttttgaattttcaacacttttgctcttcctttcttttctttttttttttttttcctttttacttttcaaaatccatattttacattctcccctccttaaaaaaaaaatttgttcttgttgtaaaatattgcgttgtAAATATGTAATAGAGAgaataaagagattgagaagagaaagtagGTAAACACCAAATATAGTAGAGaaagttttagattttatttccaGTGAGTGTTATATCTACAACAAAAACtaagctcctatttataggaaaacaagaatgtacttatcattaatatcaatgtatcgaatgatacatgtattgGATAAggagatgaacattcattgtatagaGAGATGTGCTTAgaatgtatgatacaaatgtaccatattaaatatattagataagatgaatataatgaatattcattcatgtatttcataacaattCTTAAAATTTACACGTACCTCAATAATGAAATAAGTAAGGCTATTTACGTCTTTGCCTTATCCTTAAGTTCCCAAGTGGATTATTTCTCGGTGTGGTTTTGTCATTGTATCTTCACATAAGGAATAGTACATAGTTGCAACACTTGATCTTTTCTATCGACATTGCGAATAAGCTGCTCTTCATACATTAAGTTTTCTCTTAATTTCAACGGTGTAAAATCCAATACATGATTGGGATTTGATACATATTTCCGTAATATGGACACATGTAACATATTATGCACTCTAGATAACACTGGTGGTAAAGCCAGTTTATAAGTAATTTCGCCAATCCTTTATAATATCAAGAATTGCCCCATATATCTTGGACTCAATTTACCATGCATGCCAAATACTCTGCCTTTAAAGTCAGCACCTGCTTGCCTTATCTACTTTGACCACCAATTATTACCGAACATAAAATTAAGTCGGTTCAGCATCTGATCACCATGCAATGCTATATCTTCAAGTCTTGTGCCTCTCTCTCTATGTAATTTTGCCATTGAATTTTCACATATATTCTCAATAATCATGACAACTCATGAAGTGCAATGCATGTGGATCTTCTGAAACAGGGCCCCGCCTCTTTTCCAGGATACTCTCCTCAAGTCCATAAGCTTTACTACTCTTTGTAATCTGCTGTGCAGAAAAGTAATCCATTTGCTTATCCTCAGCCATAATCAAGGATCAATCCACCATGTGATTAATGCTTATTAGGCAGATTGGGGATGCCACACTTAATAAAATTCACTAAAAGACAACTTTATTGGACGCTTCAATCATTTTAATGTGGAAGACTTCGCTCATCTACTGTATAGAGCAGACCTCAAGAACAAataacacaatttttttttccaggaaaTTATGCACAATAAGTTTGCAAATcttgccaaagaaaaaaaaaacagcaatgATGCTGCCTACCTGCCCTCCAAAATCTGAGTTACAGCTTCTTCAAATCTTCTATAAGTTGATGACCGAGCTCTCCACCAGTCGATCCAGGTGCTGAAGAGCTCTTACCTGGTGTGGCTGTAACACTACTAGTACTTGGGGAATCTATCATGTTACTCGTCCTCCTCCTTGGAGTCAATCCAGTCTCGGTTCTGTTATGCTTTATATTCTCTCCAATGGAAAAATTTCCATTGTTTGAAGCCAAAGCGGCTTTATCAGCACCTCTCTTTCTTTGCCTTGGTGCAACAGTATCATTTCTAACTTCATCCTCACTTAAATCGGAAGATTTAGCTCCAAATTGCTCATCATAGAaccattttttgttttaatgTAGTCCAGCCTGTCAACATGTCGTTTCCTAGGAATACGGATGGAGACATCTTTGTCGGCGTTTCCTCCAGCAAAGATTGCTATTCACCTTTcacaatttccttctttttaaacTATTTCTAGAGCTTCTACCTACCACCTCTGTAGGAATTAACCTCATCCACTACACCTCCTATGGCGGCTGTAAAATCCTCAAAATAAGAGGTAAAAGTCAGAATTAGAACTTTTCTCATTAACTTTCTCCCAGTTCAGAGTATCAGGACCAAAAACATCATCTTCCAAATCATCAGAAGGCTAACCCATGCAATCGTCTTATAAAGAAGCGCCCAATTTTATCAGATGCGATATTACGTCCAGATTCATCTCTCCAATCTTCATCAACCTGAGGCGCATCTGCATCATAATCAGCATCTTCCGGGTTATTAGGAAGAAGACCTAAATTTGGGTCCTCAGCATTTTCAGCTGTAACAACCTCATGAAAACTTACTGCCCGAGTCAGTAATAGAAAGATTTGTTCCTTGTGATTCGTTCAGTGAGTCCATGCAATCAACTCTAAAATCACACCCAGGGCATAGCCAACCATGGTCGGTAGGAGGAATGTCTTCTTCATGCAACGGTGGTTCCAGATAGTATAGATGGAACCCACAGTCACAAGCACCATCACACATCATTATTTTGTAGTCAGCAGTCGAAACTTTTGAGCCACACTTTGCGCAGAATATATCCTTCACTTCAATCATTGCTTCTGATACAAGTAGAGCTTCTGGCATCTTTCTTCTGCACATAATTAATCAAGCCGCTGAAATAGATCTCTTATTCTCAGCTTGCGGTCTACAATTTCTGATGTGGCCCGTTGAACTTCCTTCTCCGGATTTATCTTTTTCGAGCTTGGGCCAGCAGAATGAGCATCAATCAAGCTTCTCTCATAGCTAATTCTCTCTAGCATttaacttaggtttttttttttttttttttttttttttttttgcctaattCTAGAAAATTCGCCAACAAtagctttcctttcttgccTCTCCAATCCATAAACAATCTCACATATCATATAACACTTCACAAATCAATTACCAAGAGCTTTTGCAACTCAATCTCTAGTAATCAAcaaccaaatccaaaaaaatcttcaTATATCACAATGAGTTTTCCAAACTAATTTAGAATCCATTTCATAAACTAGTTCACAACTTAGGCATTTGATATATAGATATCAAACCGCCTTTTAAAACCACATTTATaaatcaaaacttttcaagATTCTTTTATAAAAGGTTTCACAAACCATttatgtcacaccccgatcctcagACACGCACTCATCTCTCatcttggtcgattaatagcgacgtctcaGGATGCATCACCGaccatttcattttaatacgtaTGCGGAAGTATataaaaatccccagacaataaaataatgtgatagaaaagtatggttatattttttataacagaaaaaccacaaccacacttttatataAGCAAACttcatagtatatattacaatactattaacaagTCGGATCTATCACATATCAAATCACAACTTAACAGGGTGAGGTCTTAGTCCTCATTCGGGTCATATTCCGGATCATCCTCGGGATCCTCCCCTGGTTTCTCATCAGGGTcctcctcttcaggttctttCTTCTCTAGTTTCTCTTTCAAGTACACCTCTTCT
This region of Eucalyptus grandis isolate ANBG69807.140 chromosome 8, ASM1654582v1, whole genome shotgun sequence genomic DNA includes:
- the LOC104416493 gene encoding ABC transporter G family member 31-like, producing the protein MTLLLGPPGSGKSTLLEILAGKAKVTPSSSLEGSVMYNDKSITDICLSRFIAYVNSQLNKHIPFLSVRETLEFARDCTQGLRPKNFTPQMRKFFAHALVEGQDPFLEYVLAILGLKEVEHKLNGEAFSDFDRQKLTTAELALGTYSVMIYDQPFSSSDLAATYDLVDTLRTMSRIQHSSAIVSLTQLSQEILDLFDRVILLSDGHVLFQGTRQDAIPYFTKLGYIKPLHVESNEFLEDIAAGDGSKYMAPGATSPTLEELIECYNASDHYKDILRIVHGDEVKHTYWVDSEPGLGLTLKTPTKYDCAVDAQPRKETGQQL
- the LOC120287061 gene encoding ABC transporter G family member 34-like — protein: MSTKLNLKQFQRPFVQTWWKSTQTLIKRQIKITKRLHALIILRLFQAIVLGLFAGTLFYKLGGNYNQQQMNSVRALGFVSTMSIMLINLVQLPLYMLQRPIFYKHKAQRFYRVSSYVVAHCVVNLPQTLIEAIAYTVSVYFLAGLSSTGNGAPFFQFLLLLFLVAYFGSSVFFFLSAISAIPEVGNALAGLLVSIFLLFSGFVIYPSNVPVYWKWLVHTNPIHWANVLFCKIQFANEYQDPCSSYQSQLAFCDQFPNMTVGKAYLKFYQLSEDAEKPWLPNLVLIGWTFIANFLGLLGLKKIEFTGTSQSLPSIRSSPTISNYKIKMNKSLVSKLLNILDDNDTEK